DNA from Solanum stenotomum isolate F172 chromosome 3, ASM1918654v1, whole genome shotgun sequence:
ATAAAGCTAAGACTAATAGCATTAAAACTTACGCATATCTCTTTTGCTGCCTCATTAACATATGATCCATCTTCATTCCTATGAGTAGCGAGATAAAGTTCCCCTCGTCCAGGCTTTTGTCCAGTCTTAGCcatctataaataaaaaaacccaAAGTCGTAATAACGTAACGAACCAGGAATAGTTGTTAGTAATTAAAGCAATCCAAAATGAAGTAAAAGATCTTTCACCATTTCAGCCCTTCTTCGGGAGTTGGGTTTGGAGCCACCAATGTGTGAAATGGTTTGTTTCTTCCGATTGTCAGCATTTTTTTTACACATTTCCTAACAAAAAGATAGTTAAAAGTTGAGATATACAAACAAATAGGTATATAATTACACATACCAATTGAAGCATTTAAATAAATACCACTGTTTTCTCTTTAAAGCGGTATTCAACATAAGAAATCCATTGATCCCGTGGAATCTCAGCTGGAACTTTATCCATTATTTCAGCTCTGCTCTTAAATTGATCATACACTTTATCATACAACTTTAGCCTTCTTGCGCCCCACTTCTTACACATCGAATTATAAACATATCGTCTTGCATTTGACTCGGTAGTCCTAAAACAAAATCGTgacttcaaaaataatttaaaaaatggttAGCTTATCTGttttatgcaaaatatataGTCCAATGACATAAATTTAAGGAGGGTAAGGAAAGAGTTGTCCGATATAAGCCAGCAGGCAATACTTCTTGATGGATCACCAACAGAAaaaagagacataaacatttagCGCTTAAACGTATGCAGCAACATACCACGGGATGTCACCATGAAAGAAACCAGCTAAGAAACTGTTTACTGAACTTCAACACTATTGACTAGGAAGTTAAACAGAAGCCTTTGGGTTAGGAGTATACGAGCTTTCAACAAATTCTTAGTTCAGGAGTacctttttttcctttccttttcttttcttccttttcttttctttttgatcgGATGCAAAAAAGTGGTCTAATTCGAGAACtccaactttaactagtttttTTGAAATAGAAACTCCAACTTTAACTAGTGATGATATCCAAACTATATTTAGTGCACAGAATAAACTATACCTGTATAAATTGATCAAAGCAATGGTTGAAGTACGCCGCAGGTAAATCCGACCATTTTTTAAAGTGAATTGGAAATATGGAGCTATCTTTTGCTAAAATTCCACAAAAGCCTGCAAGAACGCCTTGTCCTTCACCAATAGGAGAATCTAATTCGTCAAAATCAACCACGATACGTTCTCCATCAGACAAATTCAACACGTCTctttttttcactttgaatttcttGATAGCTCCTTGTGAATCTGAAAAGATTAAAACCCCAATTCAGAAtcacaaattaaataacaccTCAGCAGAATATGTTGATACAATTTAAAAAACACATCTCTTCCTAGATTACTGTAACTCATGAAAACCTCAAAATTACCTATTACATCTACTGTCCAATGCTGCATAGACTCGCGTCCACTATGCATTTTAGATGGTTTTGGCTGTGCTGCAGCCTGAACTAAAGGTGTCGGTTGAAGACATGATGTCAGCTGTTGTTGACAAAGATTCTGATTAAGTTGACGACTACGAAATGGTGTATCATCAAAATGCAAAGGGTCTGATTCAGTTGCTGATGAAGATTGTGCTACACCTTGTGAAGTAGATGCCGAGTAAACTGAGTTCTGTAAATTCTCGTAACGTTTGGGCTTCGGCATATCTACAAGCAATAAAAGTGGATGAAACACAATTAGGACACGAGTTCCAGAGTGTTTCCATACCATAGTATCACACTAACTATTtccaaacaagaaaaaatagaactaGCTAATTGTTTTCCATAAATCGAACAATTAAACAGTAATAGATAtcatagaaaaattatactaattcaaattcaaattctaataGGGTAAAGCTGAAAAGAGTAAAAGAAAATCTTGTActcctctgtcccaatttatgtggcagccTTTCCTTTTTAATCCGTCTCTAAAAGAATAATATCACATTTCCTTATCTGGCAACTATTTAATTCGCGTGAGATACACTCGTCCTAAATTATAGATGAACTGATGCTCCAACATGAGAAACACATTTCACCATAAAATTCTGGAATTCAACTTCATTTGGAAAACacaaaagatcattttttttttactccaaATTACTAGTGAAAGTTCAAAAACAATTCCAATTTGCTTTCGTGATATGATTTTTCACgttgaaaacaaaaacaatttttttttccaaatacgcacaattttcatggtcaaaacTCAAAAGCCCCCtttcatgttaatttcagcagCTAAAGGGATAGGACTAAAGgggaaaaaaacacaaataagcataaaaagacaaattttaaaaatccacATAGAAGATGAAAATAAGCATAAATTATACTGATTAGAAAAAAGCAAAATCATAtaatgaggaagaagaagacctTAGATTAGtagattcataaattaaaaattgaagtaaTCAAAAAATCCTGCCATTATCATACAATTTGTATGCCAAAACTTGAAGAAATCAGCAattttttctctaaataatATCTACGGCAAATGATCCGGACGGAGTTTGAGAAAAATTTGGGGAAGTTTTAGAAAATGGGAGAGAGTACAGTGAGGGAAACTGCCGTTAAaaatttggatattttattttggtttgagaaaaaattctcaaatatttcATGGAACTCATTTATATCATCATTTGTTAAAAGGGAAAGTTCATTTTATGTCATCCCTTAAAA
Protein-coding regions in this window:
- the LOC125858262 gene encoding uncharacterized protein LOC125858262 isoform X2 gives rise to the protein MPKPKRYENLQNSVYSASTSQGVAQSSSATESDPLHFDDTPFRSRQLNQNLCQQQLTSCLQPTPLVQAAAQPKPSKMHSGRESMQHWTVDVIDSQGAIKKFKVKKRDVLNLSDGERIVVDFDELDSPIGEGQGVLAGFCGILAKDSSIFPIHFKKWSDLPAAYFNHCFDQFIQEMCKKNADNRKKQTISHIGGSKPNSRRRAEMMAKTGQKPGRGELYLATHRNEDGSYVNEAAKEICEKIELAINQSTTNESEVSANDAIGKVLGKEHSGRVRCLGLGAVPSKTFKQTRPRYSNLNASSYNNDLCSSQCQEKYDQMLKAQNQNLDNYNVMMNAHAQMMNAFKTYIIMKEGTIPEQLAEIFVSTTPSTVKKLS
- the LOC125858262 gene encoding uncharacterized protein LOC125858262 isoform X1 produces the protein MPKPKRYENLQNSVYSASTSQGVAQSSSATESDPLHFDDTPFRSRQLNQNLCQQQLTSCLQPTPLVQAAAQPKPSKMHSGRESMQHWTVDVIDSQGAIKKFKVKKRDVLNLSDGERIVVDFDELDSPIGEGQGVLAGFCGILAKDSSIFPIHFKKWSDLPAAYFNHCFDQFIQSRFCFRTTESNARRYVYNSMCKKWGARRLKLYDKVYDQFKSRAEIMDKVPAEIPRDQWISYVEYRFKEKTVEMCKKNADNRKKQTISHIGGSKPNSRRRAEMMAKTGQKPGRGELYLATHRNEDGSYVNEAAKEICEKIELAINQSTTNESEVSANDAIGKVLGKEHSGRVRCLGLGAVPSKTFKQTRPRYSNLNASSYNNDLCSSQCQEKYDQMLKAQNQNLDNYNVMMNAHAQMMNAFKTYIIMKEGTIPEQLAEIFVSTTPSTVKKLS